The following coding sequences are from one Enterobacter chengduensis window:
- the pilV gene encoding shufflon system plasmid conjugative transfer pilus tip adhesin PilV: protein MKKHDRGWANLDVALSLLVVMAMAVFGLTKYKDWQQEKNWQVEAAHISTYAAAARGYVGRNYATLLSATSTTAPTVITTAMLKNTGFLPSGFTETNSQGQRMNTYLVRNGQNTELLQGMVVSSGGSVYPAKALRLISRDIKTGFGGYIDDGKTATGALRTWKIPLSSYGATSGNGHIVVLLSTDELSGAQEDNDRLYRFQVNGRPDLNKMHTAIDMGGNNLNSVGTINGKTGTFSGNVSGLNGIFSQNITAGAQVKGATVRADSDISAGRNITATNEVSGATVKATGNLSAGGVLQLGQVNVAGIACYPNGLISRDASGGVLSCQSGVWKGTGITEGNYTVLGTFKGSYSGTNNTGKQYRLYVTGGNPPSKKINYGDADNCVNTYSLVAEVGGLYVARDLNGNSQWQKSGTVNFEVPDGSSFSIVSNGMMSYGCDYGSFTVFRFQ from the coding sequence ATGAAAAAGCATGATCGTGGCTGGGCAAATCTTGATGTCGCTCTGTCGCTCCTTGTTGTGATGGCAATGGCCGTCTTTGGACTCACTAAATACAAGGACTGGCAACAGGAGAAAAACTGGCAGGTTGAAGCAGCCCATATCAGTACCTACGCAGCAGCTGCGCGTGGCTACGTCGGGCGAAACTATGCCACGCTGTTAAGTGCAACCAGCACTACCGCGCCGACAGTGATCACCACAGCCATGCTTAAAAATACCGGTTTTCTGCCGTCCGGTTTTACCGAAACAAACAGCCAGGGTCAGCGTATGAACACGTACCTGGTCAGAAACGGGCAAAACACGGAATTGTTGCAGGGAATGGTGGTATCAAGCGGTGGAAGTGTATATCCGGCCAAAGCATTGAGGCTGATATCGAGGGACATCAAAACCGGATTCGGAGGATACATCGATGACGGTAAAACTGCCACCGGTGCCTTGCGGACTTGGAAAATCCCGCTGAGTAGCTACGGAGCTACTTCCGGAAATGGACATATCGTCGTGCTCCTCTCAACAGATGAGTTATCTGGTGCACAGGAGGATAACGACAGGTTGTACCGTTTTCAGGTTAATGGCCGCCCCGACCTGAATAAAATGCACACAGCAATAGACATGGGGGGAAATAATCTGAACAGCGTCGGTACCATTAATGGTAAGACAGGAACATTCAGCGGAAATGTGAGTGGTTTAAATGGTATTTTTTCCCAGAATATTACAGCGGGAGCACAGGTAAAAGGAGCTACAGTCCGTGCTGACAGTGACATCAGCGCCGGACGCAATATTACGGCAACAAACGAGGTCTCTGGTGCCACAGTTAAAGCAACAGGCAACCTTTCAGCTGGCGGTGTTTTGCAACTGGGTCAGGTAAACGTTGCAGGTATAGCCTGTTATCCGAATGGGCTGATAAGCCGTGATGCCAGTGGTGGCGTACTTTCCTGTCAATCCGGTGTGTGGAAGGGTACAGGCATAACCGAGGGTAATTACACTGTTCTCGGGACATTTAAAGGTTCTTACTCCGGTACGAATAATACAGGAAAGCAATATCGCCTGTACGTAACAGGCGGCAATCCACCTAGCAAAAAAATCAACTATGGAGATGCTGATAACTGCGTTAATACATACTCGCTCGTCGCTGAAGTTGGGGGGCTGTACGTTGCAAGAGATTTAAATGGCAACTCTCAGTGGCAAAAATCAGGGACAGTGAACTTTGAAGTCCCGGATGGGTCTTCATTTTCTATTGTCTCAAATGGAATGATGTCTTACGGCTGTGACTACGGATCGTTCACTGTCTTTCGTTTCCAATAA
- a CDS encoding prepilin peptidase encodes MRTIIVTSLTTAWSLPLLLGFAIIGRVLMCRVLEFLEEHPINVKEQKTTLTAGIWFFATFSMIAALAPVPVADRAAAIVMMAFLLQAGSTDAVSGYLPRTFTVRLLLGGLLWGAASDVSVESISTQLAEIAATVSLMALLSVLVNRGTQRLGQGDLWLITGLTAWMGGKDAALVTLFGAAAFVLWLLTWNVSGKKEGPLGPWLCLSGSIFQLTLLYQPVWISIL; translated from the coding sequence ATGCGAACCATCATAGTTACGAGTCTGACGACAGCATGGAGTCTGCCGTTACTACTGGGGTTCGCAATCATTGGCAGAGTCCTGATGTGCCGCGTGCTCGAATTTCTGGAGGAGCACCCGATAAACGTTAAGGAACAGAAAACAACCTTGACGGCAGGGATTTGGTTCTTCGCTACTTTCAGTATGATCGCTGCCCTTGCACCGGTTCCTGTTGCTGATCGGGCAGCTGCCATAGTGATGATGGCCTTCCTTCTTCAGGCCGGGAGCACAGACGCAGTCAGTGGATATCTGCCACGAACCTTCACAGTACGGCTGTTACTTGGGGGATTGCTCTGGGGAGCAGCATCAGACGTTTCAGTTGAAAGTATATCTACACAACTGGCGGAGATCGCAGCAACAGTCAGTCTGATGGCACTACTGAGTGTCCTGGTAAACCGGGGCACTCAGCGTCTGGGTCAGGGGGATTTATGGCTGATAACTGGCCTGACTGCCTGGATGGGTGGGAAAGATGCTGCACTGGTCACTCTGTTTGGAGCAGCAGCCTTTGTTCTCTGGCTGCTAACCTGGAATGTATCGGGGAAAAAAGAGGGACCGCTGGGACCCTGGCTTTGTCTTAGCGGGAGTATTTTCCAGCTCACTCTTCTGTATCAACCTGTATGGATATCGATTCTATGA
- a CDS encoding lytic transglycosylase domain-containing protein: MASTNSPPATFDACFNNAGARYQIEPLLLKAVAKGESSFRPWVTNTNRDKKGNPVSTDYGLMQINSTHVPKLVRMGVIQGAEDLLKRPCLNIQIGAWILASHFQVCGVTWNCLGSYNAGFRKDRHETREQYANRIWGFYLELKGLRVCRQVKGKRICEPS; this comes from the coding sequence ATGGCCAGCACGAACTCCCCGCCTGCGACTTTTGATGCCTGCTTTAACAATGCCGGTGCCCGATACCAGATCGAGCCACTGCTGCTTAAGGCAGTGGCCAAAGGGGAGTCTTCGTTCCGTCCATGGGTCACAAACACCAACCGGGATAAAAAGGGTAATCCGGTCAGCACGGACTATGGGTTGATGCAGATTAACTCAACCCATGTTCCTAAGCTCGTCCGGATGGGTGTCATCCAGGGGGCAGAAGACCTGCTGAAGCGCCCCTGTCTGAACATTCAGATAGGGGCGTGGATCCTGGCCAGCCACTTTCAGGTATGTGGTGTGACCTGGAATTGCCTCGGGTCTTACAACGCTGGATTCCGTAAGGATCGGCACGAAACCCGTGAGCAATATGCCAACCGTATCTGGGGGTTCTATCTGGAGCTGAAAGGTCTTCGAGTCTGTCGACAGGTGAAAGGAAAGCGAATATGCGAACCATCATAG
- a CDS encoding type 4 pilus major pilin translates to MQFNSEPTSQPYKPTKALSQHRGWGFLEQGSIALIVLVVIGIVLAGYFALKNNVNVGKESSNIQSLITSTQNMMKGGDGYTFTSGAKMMGSLIQMKLQPKSMTVRGTPSSGTATLYNGWGGAVTLSPVTVSGFSNGFSLTYEMVPQGACVSLVTALSRAKIADAITINSTAHSDGVVTTEEASAQCTADNGSTGTNKLIFTMNS, encoded by the coding sequence ATGCAATTTAATTCTGAACCAACTTCTCAGCCATACAAACCAACTAAGGCGCTTTCGCAACACCGCGGCTGGGGCTTCCTGGAGCAGGGCAGCATCGCGCTAATCGTACTGGTCGTCATCGGGATCGTCCTGGCGGGATACTTCGCCCTCAAAAATAACGTCAACGTAGGTAAGGAGTCGTCGAACATTCAGTCGCTCATCACAAGCACCCAGAACATGATGAAAGGAGGAGATGGATACACATTCACTTCCGGTGCCAAAATGATGGGCTCGCTTATCCAGATGAAACTTCAGCCTAAAAGTATGACTGTACGTGGTACCCCCTCTTCCGGCACCGCCACGCTTTATAATGGATGGGGTGGAGCCGTGACACTGTCACCTGTCACAGTCTCCGGGTTCTCAAATGGATTCTCTTTGACCTACGAAATGGTTCCTCAGGGTGCCTGCGTCTCGCTCGTCACAGCACTCAGTCGCGCCAAAATTGCTGATGCGATCACCATCAACTCCACGGCGCACAGTGATGGGGTTGTGACAACTGAAGAAGCCAGCGCGCAATGCACAGCTGACAATGGCAGCACAGGTACCAACAAGCTGATCTTCACGATGAACAGCTAA
- a CDS encoding type II secretion system F family protein, giving the protein MREMHFLKRLRYNLVRKTFSGQYRVQFYDALRFLIENRQKLKPSLEKMRNAWTNFGQNWHPYVELTDDCIDALRENSGEKTLERTLTRWLPAAEASVISAGIRSESLPRSLRYACALTHAGKRIRAAVWQMAIYPIGFAIMLSSSIYVLNAELLPTLTEISPPENWTGALGFLYGISVYFSEYGVITGIAATALIIWTVWSLPRWHRPDRLRRIFDGLMPWSVYKDIQGATFLLNIGALLQSGVRTKDALEILLETASPWLAVRIDAITEHVREGKHFGLALKDCGYDFPSQEAANFLSLLQGDGDDEIIINYGQRWLEQTLERVAKRAVVIRGLMFLAMILMLLLLVLVVMDINALNSSSGSF; this is encoded by the coding sequence ATGCGTGAAATGCACTTCCTGAAACGACTCCGATATAACCTGGTCCGTAAGACGTTCAGCGGTCAGTATCGTGTTCAGTTCTATGATGCGCTGCGGTTTCTGATTGAAAACCGACAGAAACTAAAGCCTTCACTGGAGAAAATGCGCAATGCATGGACGAACTTCGGCCAGAACTGGCATCCCTACGTTGAGCTGACGGACGACTGTATTGATGCGTTAAGGGAAAACAGCGGCGAAAAAACGCTGGAGCGCACCCTCACCCGGTGGCTACCTGCCGCAGAAGCTTCCGTTATAAGCGCCGGCATACGCAGTGAGTCACTTCCACGCTCACTAAGATACGCCTGTGCCCTGACCCACGCGGGTAAGCGTATTCGCGCAGCTGTATGGCAGATGGCCATCTATCCGATTGGTTTTGCCATCATGTTGTCCAGTTCCATCTATGTACTGAATGCCGAACTACTTCCTACGCTGACAGAAATCAGCCCGCCAGAGAACTGGACCGGGGCGCTAGGGTTTCTTTACGGGATCTCAGTGTATTTCAGTGAGTATGGAGTGATAACCGGCATCGCCGCCACCGCTTTAATTATCTGGACGGTCTGGTCACTCCCGCGCTGGCATCGCCCTGACAGGCTTCGTCGTATATTCGACGGGCTGATGCCATGGTCGGTTTATAAGGATATTCAGGGCGCGACCTTCCTGTTGAATATCGGTGCACTGCTACAGTCCGGCGTAAGAACCAAAGACGCGCTGGAGATCCTGCTGGAAACGGCATCCCCCTGGCTTGCTGTGCGTATTGATGCGATTACCGAACATGTGCGTGAAGGTAAACATTTCGGACTGGCCCTGAAGGACTGTGGTTACGATTTTCCGTCGCAGGAAGCGGCCAACTTCCTCTCCCTTTTGCAGGGTGATGGAGACGATGAAATCATCATTAACTACGGACAGCGCTGGCTTGAACAAACCCTGGAGCGCGTAGCAAAGCGCGCTGTTGTAATCCGCGGACTCATGTTCCTGGCAATGATCCTGATGCTTCTGCTTCTGGTCCTTGTCGTTATGGATATTAATGCCCTTAACAGCTCGTCGGGCTCTTTTTAA
- a CDS encoding GspE/PulE family protein, translated as MSAITAESLLLFDDGDRKEILIDTNQRVDPGVQAALMDLMNKHPGIKHRFVTLSDLREARKKQEAQPQASDKTGLTLADLDGDSSQSEQRILNYFSVAKKLGSSDIHFLISDSLFQVKMRVHGYLHVVDERRREEGISLCATCILSMSDVSETSFYPHREQDARLSPAMMRKIGLFGARYSHRPTGDGLIAVMRLIPDDGNNVPDFLQLGYLPEQIKLLKRMIDRPEGKIILSGPTGSGKSTTLRTACREYLDTNPGQHLLTIEDPLEGQVVGAVQTPIICDKSDEEAVRIAWGKAISSALRLDPDAIMEGEMRDLVSMLATIYAAQTGHLVMTTLHTNSALGIPERMVTLGVNENLLCDAQLLIGLISQRLVPTLCPECRISWQDKVNTLSDEEKNWLEKYCNIEGVCSTDRLYFHNPDGCEACTQVVEINGQVRGKVGQGIRGRTVIAEVIETNNRLFKLLKTDGKVAARQFWINNMQGISRVRHVLHKINEGLVDPLMANRIIPLDEDERLEVDDA; from the coding sequence ATGAGCGCTATTACTGCAGAATCTCTTCTGCTGTTTGATGACGGTGACAGGAAAGAAATCCTCATTGATACCAACCAGCGAGTCGACCCAGGTGTACAGGCCGCGCTGATGGACTTAATGAACAAACATCCGGGGATCAAACATCGGTTTGTCACTCTCTCAGACTTACGAGAGGCGCGAAAAAAGCAGGAAGCTCAACCTCAGGCCAGCGATAAGACAGGATTAACTCTGGCAGACCTGGATGGAGACAGCAGCCAAAGTGAACAACGGATCCTGAACTATTTTTCAGTGGCCAAAAAGCTCGGTTCCTCAGATATTCACTTTCTCATTTCAGATTCACTCTTCCAGGTCAAAATGCGCGTCCACGGCTATTTGCATGTGGTGGATGAACGTCGGCGGGAGGAAGGTATATCCCTCTGTGCCACCTGTATTCTCTCGATGTCGGATGTGTCAGAAACCAGCTTCTACCCACACCGGGAACAGGATGCACGACTCTCCCCGGCAATGATGCGGAAAATAGGTCTGTTTGGTGCCCGCTACAGTCACCGCCCAACTGGCGATGGGCTGATTGCGGTTATGCGACTTATTCCGGATGACGGTAACAACGTACCTGACTTCCTGCAACTGGGTTATCTACCCGAACAAATCAAGCTGCTTAAACGCATGATTGACCGACCTGAAGGTAAGATCATCCTCTCGGGGCCAACTGGTTCCGGTAAATCCACCACGCTCCGTACCGCCTGCCGTGAATATCTGGATACCAACCCCGGGCAACACCTTCTGACCATCGAAGACCCACTTGAGGGGCAGGTCGTGGGAGCTGTTCAGACGCCAATCATCTGCGACAAATCAGATGAGGAAGCAGTACGTATCGCCTGGGGAAAAGCTATCTCGTCAGCGCTGCGACTGGATCCGGACGCCATTATGGAGGGTGAAATGCGTGACCTTGTCTCGATGCTGGCCACCATTTATGCCGCCCAGACCGGACACCTGGTGATGACAACCCTGCACACAAACTCAGCACTCGGCATCCCGGAGCGTATGGTTACGCTCGGTGTTAACGAAAATCTGTTGTGTGATGCCCAGCTTTTAATCGGATTAATCAGTCAGCGTCTGGTACCCACACTATGTCCGGAATGCCGTATATCCTGGCAGGATAAGGTCAACACCTTAAGTGACGAGGAAAAGAACTGGCTGGAGAAATACTGCAATATTGAAGGCGTCTGCTCGACCGACAGGCTCTATTTCCATAACCCGGACGGGTGTGAAGCATGCACACAGGTAGTGGAGATCAACGGCCAGGTGCGTGGCAAAGTCGGTCAGGGTATCAGGGGACGTACCGTCATTGCTGAGGTTATCGAGACCAATAACCGTCTTTTTAAGCTGCTGAAAACTGACGGCAAGGTTGCGGCTCGCCAGTTCTGGATAAACAACATGCAGGGGATCAGCCGTGTCCGGCACGTTCTGCATAAAATCAACGAGGGGCTGGTCGACCCGCTGATGGCCAACCGGATCATTCCACTCGATGAAGATGAACGTCTGGAGGTGGATGATGCGTGA
- the pilP gene encoding type IV pilus biogenesis protein PilP: MRQQSKFLRQATLWLLLPIFGPLPVQASQSTNQQVSPPAGNVIPGVTKGQLEQLHIRNVILQAEVQGAQLQRQLEENQSSVGTPATALPGASFGDTSLPGQPARPVTVSNRPVVLEINGRDKNLRATLQLQSGLSLVVSPGSRIPGMESTVKSITLAGVTLSDGTLLAFGD; this comes from the coding sequence ATGCGTCAGCAAAGTAAATTTCTTCGGCAGGCGACACTCTGGCTCCTGCTGCCAATATTCGGGCCTTTACCCGTTCAGGCCTCTCAGTCCACGAACCAGCAGGTATCACCGCCAGCAGGGAACGTGATACCCGGTGTGACAAAGGGACAGCTTGAACAGCTGCATATCCGAAACGTCATTCTTCAGGCAGAAGTTCAGGGCGCGCAACTGCAGCGCCAGCTTGAGGAAAATCAATCCAGCGTCGGCACTCCTGCCACCGCTCTTCCCGGTGCCTCCTTCGGCGATACTTCACTGCCTGGCCAGCCTGCACGTCCGGTTACTGTGAGTAATCGCCCTGTCGTGCTGGAGATTAACGGCCGCGATAAAAACCTCCGCGCCACACTACAACTGCAATCAGGACTGTCATTGGTCGTATCACCCGGAAGCCGTATTCCAGGAATGGAGAGCACAGTCAAAAGCATTACCTTAGCCGGAGTCACACTCAGCGATGGCACACTGCTTGCCTTTGGGGACTAA
- the pilO2 gene encoding type 4b pilus protein PilO2: MKDEDYLFTIRDGKSRSRYWLAGMDWAPTERQKFRLPPFQPIKSRSGRTDGIGVHTSTGQFNKRDTGQSVAGSGRLPVRHRRHQLFSLALAFCASTRNGYGIYRLSSTDFVFLASINGVPAVTADKTGSADKMQGLLTLFLSMNEPPPEGWVCLASVENPLDANSLFAGLSARRRQQCRVHVDGLRRQRWLLACAILLLSTGAIAWWQTATPPEEPVLTAEEIQARARAMFASQAKPKVLPHPWAREVTAQALIDDCQRKTDPALHVLGSWKLASGTCSPDGITLLYQIMPGGTVEGFLARSQEVFGVTPVFNLKEGGREARISLPPPDRPLRDEAVPDSSLQLIRILSWFQRQQITLNITDVAMPPVLPGSNGEPPPVQDWQEYAFSFSAPLPAIILFDGLDETGIRLTRLTFELNGSAFSYTTEGKIYASAK, from the coding sequence ATGAAGGATGAGGATTACCTGTTTACAATCCGGGATGGAAAATCCCGCAGCCGTTACTGGCTGGCGGGGATGGACTGGGCGCCAACGGAAAGACAAAAATTTCGGCTGCCGCCATTTCAACCAATAAAATCACGTTCCGGAAGAACAGACGGCATCGGCGTCCACACCTCAACAGGACAGTTCAATAAACGGGACACAGGGCAATCAGTCGCTGGGAGTGGCAGATTGCCCGTCCGTCATCGCCGTCACCAGCTCTTTTCGCTGGCACTCGCGTTCTGTGCCAGCACACGAAATGGATACGGCATTTATCGGTTGAGTAGTACCGACTTCGTGTTTCTGGCCAGTATTAATGGTGTGCCTGCCGTCACTGCCGATAAAACAGGGAGTGCGGACAAAATGCAGGGGCTGCTGACACTGTTCCTGAGCATGAACGAACCGCCCCCAGAAGGCTGGGTCTGTCTGGCATCAGTGGAAAACCCCCTTGATGCTAACAGCCTCTTTGCCGGACTATCTGCACGCAGGCGACAGCAATGCCGTGTGCATGTAGATGGACTCCGGAGGCAGCGCTGGTTACTGGCTTGCGCGATACTGCTGCTCAGCACAGGCGCCATTGCCTGGTGGCAGACGGCCACACCACCGGAGGAACCGGTACTCACCGCTGAAGAAATACAGGCCAGGGCGCGCGCAATGTTCGCCAGTCAGGCAAAACCTAAGGTTTTGCCTCATCCCTGGGCACGCGAGGTAACAGCCCAGGCTCTGATTGATGATTGTCAGAGAAAGACCGATCCGGCGCTACATGTTCTGGGGAGCTGGAAACTGGCATCCGGGACCTGTTCTCCTGACGGTATAACCCTTTTGTACCAGATTATGCCCGGTGGCACAGTCGAGGGGTTTCTCGCTCGCAGTCAGGAAGTCTTCGGTGTCACGCCAGTATTCAATCTTAAGGAGGGGGGGCGGGAAGCCCGAATTTCATTACCGCCCCCGGACAGACCACTCAGGGATGAAGCAGTGCCTGACAGTTCATTGCAGCTCATCCGCATCCTATCCTGGTTCCAGCGTCAGCAAATCACACTCAACATCACCGATGTAGCCATGCCTCCAGTCCTGCCGGGGTCGAACGGAGAACCGCCTCCTGTGCAGGACTGGCAGGAATACGCGTTTAGTTTTTCCGCGCCCCTCCCCGCCATCATCTTATTCGACGGTCTGGATGAAACTGGTATCCGACTTACCCGTTTAACATTCGAGCTGAACGGAAGTGCGTTCAGCTATACCACTGAAGGTAAAATTTATGCGTCAGCAAAGTAA